From a region of the Oreochromis niloticus isolate F11D_XX unplaced genomic scaffold, O_niloticus_UMD_NMBU tig00007851_pilon, whole genome shotgun sequence genome:
- the LOC109194168 gene encoding NACHT, LRR and PYD domains-containing protein 14 yields FFCLHAFLSSVDRNQLLRFIHCCAACDVQQEAASGLLRTLQHSLDLSCSSCVEPPEEDQTEPLSLSADDCRAVSTILTHSSRDTQLDLRDCEVEDSVLDLLFPVLHRVRLRVSKTVLLQLLSLVPVNSERDTVRRAVSLCRALGGELDLSHTTLDQRVCGALVQMLDSCEGLTELDLSHCQLTDQLLLPLITHLHKVQVLDLSHNQITDASTDVLLQLLSINPSIHSVRLFSNNIVHRAAFKEHTQFEIW; encoded by the exons tttttctgtCTCCATGCGTTTCTGTCCAGTGTTGACAGGAACCAGCTGCTGAGGTTCATCCACTGCTGTGCTGCCTGTGACGTCCAGCAGGAGGCAGCATCAGGCCTGCTGAGGACTCTGCAGCACAGCTTGGATCTGTCCTGCTCCTCCTGTGTGGAGCCACCAGAGGAGGATCAGACTGAGCCTCTGAGTCTGTCTGCTGATGACTGCAGGGCCGTCTCCACCATCCTGACACACAGCAGCCGGGACACACAGCTGGACCTGCGAGACTGTGAGGTGGAGGACAGCGTGCTGGACCTGCTGTTTCCTGTCCTCCACAGGGTCCGCCTCAG AGTCAGTAAAActgtcctcctccagctgctgtCTCTGGTTCCTGTGAACAGTGAGAGGGACACAGTGAGGCGGGCGGTGTCCCTGTGTAGAGCCCTGGGTGGAGAGCTGGATCTCAGTCACACCACACTGGATCAGAGGGTCTGTGGGGCTTTGGTCCAGATGCTGGACTCGTGTGAGGGGCTGACAGAGCTGGACCTCAGTCACTGTCAGCTCACTGACCAGCTGCTGCTCCCTCTCATCACACATCTGCACAAAGTCCAAGTCCTAGA TCTGAGTCACAATCAGATCACTGATGCTTCGACTGATGTGTTACTGCAGCTGCTCTCCATCAACCCCTCCATCCACTCTGTGCG ACTCTTCAGCAACAACATCGTGCACAGAGCAGCCTTCAAGGAACACACGCAGTTTGAGATCTGGTGA